ACGTTCTGCTGGAACAGCGTGATCGCCGCGGCGAGGAAGATGCCGAGTACCGGTACTCCCGAGCCGAGGGCCCAGACCAGCATCGTGCGGCCCATCAGCCCCTCGGTGAGGCGACGTGGCGGCTTACCCGCCTCGAGCGCCTGGGCTGCGACGGGCCGCAGCGCGAACTCGGTGAAGAGGAAGCAGCTGGCCGAGACGACGATGCCGGGAAAGCTGACGCCCAGGAGCCACTTCGGGATGTAGTCGGTATCGACCTGCCCGTACAACGCGGTGAGCACGATGGTTCCGACGCCCCACAGGAACAGCAACACTCGCGTCAGCCGCCAGGGTGCGAGGAAGGTGTTGCGCTCGTCCTCACGCGTCGGCTGTCGTTCCTCGATAGCCCACCGCACATTGTTGATCACGCGGGTGGTCGCCCAGACCACCCCGACGATCAGCGCGGTCGCAATGTAGATCGGCACCGCGATGAACGTGATCCAGCGGACCTGCGGCTCGAAGACGCTGGGCGTCGGGAAGGCGACTATGACGACCAGCGCCGCCACCCCGATTCCGATGAGATTGGCCGTGACGATGAAGACGGTGAGGATGATCTGGATACGTATGCGACGCTTGCGTTGACTCTCGGAGACCCGGCCCAGCACCCACGAGCCGTATTCGGGTGTCGAGGTGACGCGGCTGCCCTGGCGTGTCACCCGCTCCAGTAGGCGACCGAGCCGCTGGGGCAACGACTTGTTGAACGTCATCGTGCCCTCAGCGTAAGTTGCCGCGCCGCCGCCTAAGGTGGTTCGGGTGCGTCTCGTGATCGCCCAGTGCACTGTCGACTACGTCGGACGCTTGACGGCTCACCTGCCGTCCGCCCGGCGCCTGCTGCTCATCAAGGCCGACGGATCGGTCAGCGTCCACGCCGACGACCGCGCCTACAAGCCGTTGAACTGGATGTCCCCGCCCTGTTGGCTGACCGAGGAGTCCGACGGACCGGCGCCGGTATGGGTGGTCGAGAACAAGGCGGGGGAGCAGTTGCGCATCACCGTCGAGGCGATCGAGCACGACTCCAGCCATGAGCTCGGCGTCGATCCGGGGTTGGTGAAGGACGGCGTCGAGGCACATCTGCAGGAGCTGCTGGCCGAACACGTCGAGGTGCTCGGCGAGGGTTATTCACTCGTACGGCGCGAGTACATGACCGCGATCGGCCCGGTGGATCTGCTGTGCCGCGACGAGAAGGGCCGCTCGGTCGCCGTCGAGATCAAGCGGCGGGGCGAGATCGACGGCGTCGAACAACTCACGCGGTACCTCGAGCTGCTCAACCGCGACACGCTGCTGGCGCCCGTTGCCGGGGTGTTCGCCGCCCAGCAGATCAAGCCGCAGGCCCGCACCTTGGCGATGGACCGTGGGATTCGTTGCGTGACTTTGGATTACGACAAGATGCGCGGCATGGACAACGACGAGTTCCGGCTCTTCTGAGCATGCCTCGGCGCCGGACACCGCCGCGCAAGCGACGTCCCGTGCGGCCACTGGCCGCGATGCGTATCGAACTCGGCCCAGACGGCTACGACTACGAAGTGCACCCGGTCGCGGCCGCGCGTGCGACCAAAACCTACCGCTGCCCGGGATGCGATCACGAAATACGGCCTGGCACTGCGCATCTGGTCGTGTGGCCGGCCGGTCGCGGCGAGCAGGCGTCAGAGGACAGGCGACACTGGCACACGCCGTGCTGGGCGCATCGGGCTACGCGGGGTCCAACCAGGAAATGGTCTTGACGATGTAAGCGTCAGTGATCGGCGACGGGCTGGACGAGTTCGATCAGCACACCGCCGGCGTCCTTGGGATGGATGAAGTTGATCCGCGAGTTCGAGGTGCCGCGGCGCGGGGCGTCGTAAAGAAGGCGAACGCCGTCGGCGCGCAGACGCTCCGACAGGGCCTCGATGTCGCTCACCCGGTACGCGAGCTGCTGCAGCCCGGGGCCGCGCTTGTCGATGAACTTCGCGATGGTCGAGGTCTCGTCGAGCGGGGACATCAACTGGATCTGGGCGCTGCCGACGGGCGCGCCACGCACGGACAGCATGGCCTCACGGACACCCTGCTCCTCGTTGACCTCCTCGTGCAGGACGATCATTCCGAGGTTGTCGTGGTACCACTTGATGGCGACGTCGAGGTCGGGGACTGCGATGCCGACGTGGTCGAGCGCGGTCACCAACGCACTTGCGAGGATCGGACGGGCATCAACCTGCTCGGCAGTCATGAGCCAACGGTAACGTTTAATAGATCGGTTGCATATGCGTAATCGGTCACATCGGCCGGCAGGACCCCCGGAGGAAAGAATGACGACGTCGGTAATTGTTGCTGGAGCTCGCACGCCGGTCGGCAAACTCATGGGGTCGCTCAAAGACTTCTCGGGTACCGATCTGGGGGCCATCGCGATCGCTGGTGCGCTGGAAAAAGCCAAGGTCCCGGCCTCGGCCGTCGAGTACGTCATCATGGGCCAGGTCCTCACCGCCGGAGCGGGGCAAATGCCCGCAAGGCAGGCGGCAGTCGGCGGGGGCATCGGCTGGGACGTGCCGGCGCTGACCATCAACAAGATGTGCCTGTCGGGTATCGATGCCATCGCACTGGCCGATCAGCTGATCCGGGCCGGCGAGTTCGACGTGGTGGTCGCGGGTGGCCAGGAATCGATGACCAAGGCGCCGCACCTGCTGATGGACAGCCGGAGCGGTTATCGCTACGGAGATGTCACTGTTCTGGATCACCTGGCGTATGACGGCCTGCACGACGTGTTCACCGATCAGCCGATGGGTGCGCTGACCGAGGTGCGCAACGAGGTTGACCAGTTCACCCGGGCTGAACAGGACGAGTTTGCGGCGCGTTCGCACCAAAAGGCAGCGGCGGCATGGAAAGACGGCGTCTTCGCCGACGAAGTTGTGCCGGTGATGATCCCGCAGCGGAAGGGCGACCCGATCGAGTTCACAAAGGACGAGGGCATCCGCGCCGACACCACCGCGGAGTCTCTGGCCGGCCTCAAGCCGGCGTTCCGCAAGGACGGCACCATCACGGCCGGTTCGTCGTCACAGATCTCCGACGGCGCTGCCGCGGTGGTGGTGATGCGCAAGGAAAAGGCTCAGGACCTGGGGCTGACCTGGCTGTGCGAGATCGGTGCGCACGGCGTGGTGGCCGGTCCGGATTCCACGCTGCAGTCGCAGCCCGCGAATGCGATCAAGAAAGCCATTGCGCGCGAAGGCATTTCGGTTGACCAGCTGGACGTGATCGAGATCAACGAGGCGTTTGCGGCGGTCTCACTGGCGTCGGCGAAGGAACTGGGCGTCGACCTGGAGAAGGTCAACGTTAATGGCGGTGCGATCGCGATCGGGCATCCGATCGGCATGTCGGGCGCCCGGATCACCCTGCACGCCGCCCTTGAGCTGGCACGACGCGGTTCCGGCTACGCCGTTGCGGCGCTGTGCGGCGCCGGCGGGCAGGGCGACGCCCTGGTGCTCCGGGCGGGCTAGCGCGTCTACGACACTGTGTAGTAATCCCCGCGGTCTTCGGGCACAATGGCGGCCATGACTGGCGCCTTTGATCTGCGGTCCGTTGCCGGGTGGTTCCGTCTGGTCGCGCTACTTGAGGCCGTCAGCTGGGTTGGATTGCTGGTAGGCATGTATTTCAAGTACCTCGGCAACCCCAGGACCGAGATCGGCGTCAAGGTCTTCGGGATGGCCCACGGGCTGATCTTCGTCGCCTTCGTCGTGGCGGGCTTGCTGGCCGGAATCGCCTTCAGATGGGCGGCGGGAACGTGGTTGCTGGCGGTTCTGGCGAGCATCGTGCCCCTGGGCAGTGTGATCTTCCTCATATGGGCTGATCGGACCGCGAAGCTCGGCGCCGTGCCCGTCGCTCAACCGGGGCATCCGATCGCCGAAACGACGTGACAAACTTGTGGACGTGACTCGTCCACGTCCTGTTGCTGCGTCCATGGCTGGTGCGATCGATCTCTCGGCGCTCAAACAACCGGCGTCTGCCGGCGGCGCCGGCGCGGCGGGCCCGCCCGGTGGGGTCGAGGTCACCGAGGCCAACCTGGAGGCCGAGGTCCTGGTCCGCTCCACCCAGGTTCCCGTCGTCGTGCTGCTGTGGTCACCGCGCAGCGACGCCAGTGTTCAGTTGGGTGAAGTGCTCGGCAGCCTCGCCGCGGCCGACGGCGGTAAGTGGGCGTTCGCGACGGTCAACGTCGACACCACCCCGAGGGTGGCGCAGATGTTCGGCGTGCAGGCCATCCCGACCGTCATCGCCGTGGGCGCGGGCCAACCGCTGTCGAGTTTCCAGGGGATGCAGCCGCCGGAGCAGTTGCGCGGCTGGATCGACTCGCTGCTAAAGGCGACCGCGGGGAAGCTCAGCGGTCCAGGCGAGGATTCCGAACAGGAGGTCGATCCCGAACTGGCCCAGGCGCGGGCGCATCTGGAGGCCGGTGACTTCGACGCCGCGCTGAAGGCGTATCAGGCGATCCTGAATGCCAGGCCCAACGATGCCGAGGCCAAGGGTGCGGTCCGTCAGATCGCGTTCCTGCAGCGGGCAACGGCGCACCGTCCCGATGCGATCGCCGCGGCCGATGCCGCACCCGACGACATCGAGGCGGCGTTCGCCGCGGCCGACGTGGAGATCCTGCAGCAGAACATCGCGGCTGCGTTCGATCGGCTGATCGGGTTGTTCAAGCGCACCAAGGACGATGACCGCACGCGGGTGCGCACCCGTTTGATCGAACTGTTCGATCTCTTCGATCCGGCCGACCCCGAGGTCATCGCGGGCCGGCGCAAGCTGGCCAACGCTCTGTACTGAGCCCGCTCCACCCCGCTGAGCAGACGCGTACACCCCCTATTTCGCTCTGAAACGGGGGTGTACGCGTCTGCTCGCGAGAGGAAGCTAGTCCGTGGGTTCGAACCACAGCGCCGCCAATGGCGGCAACACCATGACCGCGGAGGCCGGTCGACCGTGCCACGGCTCGTCGGTCGCCTCGACCGCGCCGTAGTTGCCGATGCCCGACCCGTTGTAGATGTCGGCGTCGGAGTTGAGCACCTCCCGCCAGGTGCCCGCATGCGGCAGGCCGAGGCGATACCGCGTGTGCTCTGAGCCCGAGAAATTGAACACGCACGCCAGCTTGGAACCGTCATCGCCGAACCGCAGGAAGCTCAGCACATTGTTGGCCGAGTCGTTGGCGTCGATCCACGAATAGCCCTCCGGCTTCGTGTCCTGAGACCACAGCGCACGCCTGGTGCGGTAGATCTCGTTCATGTCCTGGACGAACCGCTGCACGCCCGTGGAGAAGCTGTTCTCGTCGAGCTGATACCAGTCGATGCCGCGTTCCTCGGACCACTCGGCGCGCTGACCGAACTCCTGACCCATGAACAGCAACTGCTTACCCGGGTGGGCCCACTGGTAGGCGAGGAGGCCACGCAGCCCGGCGGCCTTGACGTGGTCGTTGCCCGGCATGCGTCCCCAGAGGGTGCCCTTGCCGTGCACCACCTCGTCGTGGCTGATGGGCAACACGAAGTTCTCGCTGAACGCATACAGCATCGAGAACGTGATCTCGTGATGGTGGTAGCTGCGGTGAATGGGATCCCGCTTGATGAACTCCAGCGTGTCATTCATCCAGCCCATGTTCCACTTCATCGAGAAGCCAAGGCCGCCAAGGTTGGTCGCCCTGGTCACTCCGGGCCATGACGTCGACTCCTCGGCGATGGTGACGACGCCGGGTGCGATCTTGTGCACCGTGGCGTTCATCTCCTGGAGGAACTGCACGGCCTCGAGGTTCTCCCGGCCGCCGTAGATGTTCGGCGTCCAGCCACCTTCGGGCCGCGAGTAGTCCAGGTAGAGCATCGAGGCGACGGCATCCACGCGCAGCCCGTCGATGTGGAACTCCTGCAGCCAGTAGAGCGCGTTGGCCACCAAGAAGTTGCGGACCTCGG
The nucleotide sequence above comes from Mycolicibacterium moriokaense. Encoded proteins:
- the mce gene encoding methylmalonyl-CoA epimerase, which translates into the protein MTAEQVDARPILASALVTALDHVGIAVPDLDVAIKWYHDNLGMIVLHEEVNEEQGVREAMLSVRGAPVGSAQIQLMSPLDETSTIAKFIDKRGPGLQQLAYRVSDIEALSERLRADGVRLLYDAPRRGTSNSRINFIHPKDAGGVLIELVQPVADH
- a CDS encoding tetratricopeptide repeat protein; protein product: MTRPRPVAASMAGAIDLSALKQPASAGGAGAAGPPGGVEVTEANLEAEVLVRSTQVPVVVLLWSPRSDASVQLGEVLGSLAAADGGKWAFATVNVDTTPRVAQMFGVQAIPTVIAVGAGQPLSSFQGMQPPEQLRGWIDSLLKATAGKLSGPGEDSEQEVDPELAQARAHLEAGDFDAALKAYQAILNARPNDAEAKGAVRQIAFLQRATAHRPDAIAAADAAPDDIEAAFAAADVEILQQNIAAAFDRLIGLFKRTKDDDRTRVRTRLIELFDLFDPADPEVIAGRRKLANALY
- a CDS encoding DUF3817 domain-containing protein gives rise to the protein MAAMTGAFDLRSVAGWFRLVALLEAVSWVGLLVGMYFKYLGNPRTEIGVKVFGMAHGLIFVAFVVAGLLAGIAFRWAAGTWLLAVLASIVPLGSVIFLIWADRTAKLGAVPVAQPGHPIAETT
- a CDS encoding acetyl-CoA C-acetyltransferase — encoded protein: MTTSVIVAGARTPVGKLMGSLKDFSGTDLGAIAIAGALEKAKVPASAVEYVIMGQVLTAGAGQMPARQAAVGGGIGWDVPALTINKMCLSGIDAIALADQLIRAGEFDVVVAGGQESMTKAPHLLMDSRSGYRYGDVTVLDHLAYDGLHDVFTDQPMGALTEVRNEVDQFTRAEQDEFAARSHQKAAAAWKDGVFADEVVPVMIPQRKGDPIEFTKDEGIRADTTAESLAGLKPAFRKDGTITAGSSSQISDGAAAVVVMRKEKAQDLGLTWLCEIGAHGVVAGPDSTLQSQPANAIKKAIAREGISVDQLDVIEINEAFAAVSLASAKELGVDLEKVNVNGGAIAIGHPIGMSGARITLHAALELARRGSGYAVAALCGAGGQGDALVLRAG
- the nucS gene encoding endonuclease NucS, with translation MRLVIAQCTVDYVGRLTAHLPSARRLLLIKADGSVSVHADDRAYKPLNWMSPPCWLTEESDGPAPVWVVENKAGEQLRITVEAIEHDSSHELGVDPGLVKDGVEAHLQELLAEHVEVLGEGYSLVRREYMTAIGPVDLLCRDEKGRSVAVEIKRRGEIDGVEQLTRYLELLNRDTLLAPVAGVFAAQQIKPQARTLAMDRGIRCVTLDYDKMRGMDNDEFRLF